The Streptomyces avermitilis MA-4680 = NBRC 14893 genome contains a region encoding:
- a CDS encoding AIM24 family protein — MKGDLFSSDHMVEPAVAPGMTVQNAKSIKYAVNGDMLARQGAMIAYRGNLQFERKGQGVGGMLKRAVTGEGLPLMTVRGQGEAWFAHEAQNCFVVGIEPGDVFTVNGRNVLCFDSTLTYEIKTVKGAGISGGGLFNSVFTGHGKLGLICEGNPLVIPVSQQQPVYVDTDAVVGWTAHLHTSLHRSQSIGSMLRGGSGEAVQLKLEGDGYVVVRPSEATPQKVQQH; from the coding sequence ATGAAGGGTGACCTGTTTTCCAGTGACCACATGGTGGAGCCCGCCGTCGCGCCGGGCATGACCGTGCAGAACGCCAAGTCCATCAAGTACGCCGTGAACGGCGACATGCTCGCGCGGCAGGGGGCGATGATCGCCTATCGCGGGAACCTGCAGTTCGAGCGCAAGGGCCAGGGCGTGGGCGGCATGCTCAAGCGGGCGGTCACCGGCGAGGGGCTGCCGCTCATGACCGTGCGCGGGCAGGGCGAGGCCTGGTTCGCGCACGAGGCGCAGAACTGCTTCGTCGTGGGCATCGAGCCGGGTGACGTGTTCACCGTCAACGGCCGCAATGTCCTGTGCTTCGACTCGACGCTGACGTACGAGATCAAGACGGTGAAGGGCGCGGGGATCAGCGGCGGCGGGCTGTTCAACAGTGTCTTCACCGGGCACGGCAAGCTGGGGCTGATCTGCGAGGGCAACCCCCTGGTGATACCCGTGTCGCAGCAGCAGCCCGTGTACGTGGACACCGACGCGGTGGTGGGCTGGACCGCCCATCTGCACACCTCGCTGCACCGTTCGCAGTCCATCGGGTCGATGCTGCGCGGCGGTTCGGGCGAGGCGGTGCAGCTGAAGCTGGAGGGCGACGGGTACGTCGTCGTACGGCCCAGTGAGGCGACGCCGCAGAAGGTGCAGCAGCACTGA